The DNA window TCCATACGCACACTTTACTTCTGGTATAGTCCATATCATTGCCGATCATCGTCAGACTCTCTCCCAGATCAGATTCCTGATTGCCGGCAACCGGCACTTCCATCTCCAGCTGTCCTTCAAACGCTTCCCCATGATTTGTCAGTGTTGCCGTAACCGGCAGGCAGGCATCACTGTTTCCCGCCTTGCCGTTAAATCCCCAGTTTAATGTTATCTCAATGTCGTTCTCCGGCTCATCTTCTGCCCATACCAGGCAGGGCAGCAGCAAGATCAGCAGTACCAGTACTATTCCCCGGATATGTTTTCTCATGTCTGTCTCTCCTTTGTCTGTTGCAACGGAAGCCATACAGAAAATACCGTTCCGTCAAGATCACTTTTCACCTGTACGTCTCCGCCATGAAGCACTGCGATCTGATGAACGATAGCCAGTCCAAGACCGGTTCCTCCCGTATTCTGTGAACGCGACTGTTCCACCCGGTAAAACTTCTGAAATAACTTTTCCAGGTCTTCTTTCGGGATCACATACCCATAGTTGATCACCTGTACCAGAACATGTTCATGTACCACTTTTGCTGCCACACGGATGATTTTTCCGTCTTTTCCATATTTGACCGCATTATTCAGAAGATTTTCAAAAAGGCGTGCCAGCAGATTACCGTCCCCCTCCAGGGGGATTCCATGTTCCGCGCAGCTGAACTGTGCTTCCAGACCGTTCTTTTCAAAACTTGGCCACGCTTCATCCAACAACTGCTCCAGTAGTTTCTGCAGATCCAGCTGTTCCAGATGCAGGCTCATCTCTTTATGTTCCATCTTTACAAATCCAAACAGTTCATTCGTCAGTTGTTCCAGATGAATGGCTTTCCGATAGGCAATATCCAAATACTGCTGCCGCACCTGTTCATCCAGATCCGGTTTATTTCTTACCCAATCCAGATAACCGATCACCGAAGTCAAGGGGGTCCGAAGGTCGTGCGCCACACTGGTTACCAGATCGTTCTTGGTCCGTTCCGCTTCCCGTTCCCGTTCCATCAGATCTTTGACATGTCGCTCCATCTGGTTCATATACCGGGCGATCTCACCGAATTCATCCAGATTCTCTACCGGGATTTCCTGATTCAGATCCCCGTTTGCAATATCCCGCATCGCACGCTCCAGCATTCGCACATAACTCATGTATTTGTGGATCAGCGTGTAAAAAGTAAGAAGAAAGGTCAGTGCTCCGCAGACCGCAAGGAACAGCAGGCGATAATTCGGATACAGCCCGTCCGGTCCCAGCATGGCACTGCGATATCCCATGT is part of the Blautia faecicola genome and encodes:
- a CDS encoding sensor histidine kinase; the protein is MSSRFIRTFEGRIAWYTIISLAVTGIMEVIMAFLIYKVAGTLRYMGYRSAMLGPDGLYPNYRLLFLAVCGALTFLLTFYTLIHKYMSYVRMLERAMRDIANGDLNQEIPVENLDEFGEIARYMNQMERHVKDLMEREREAERTKNDLVTSVAHDLRTPLTSVIGYLDWVRNKPDLDEQVRQQYLDIAYRKAIHLEQLTNELFGFVKMEHKEMSLHLEQLDLQKLLEQLLDEAWPSFEKNGLEAQFSCAEHGIPLEGDGNLLARLFENLLNNAVKYGKDGKIIRVAAKVVHEHVLVQVINYGYVIPKEDLEKLFQKFYRVEQSRSQNTGGTGLGLAIVHQIAVLHGGDVQVKSDLDGTVFSVWLPLQQTKERQT